In Gimesia sp., a single genomic region encodes these proteins:
- a CDS encoding DUF3524 domain-containing protein, with translation MRILAINAYHGGSHRDFLQHWVSHSCHEFTVLTLPPRHWKWRMQHAALTLATEVEQRFASGARWDVLFVTDMFDLTTFLGLVRKEITDLPRIVYFHENQWTYPVPENEVRDLTYGFINLKSAISADALWFNSDFHRREFFQGSAEFLQHMPDYASVDVLKPLQQKSSVRPPGISSLTENTRKRKSGLLQILWVARWEYDKNPEQFCDAITQLDAHGVDFRLSVLGQSTPEIPDCFLELKSQFADRIDHWGFLETRSDYQRALQASDIVISTAWHEFFGISILEAVEAGCLPVLPDRLSYPEIFAEAPECFYDGSTAVLVEKVVEYSQLLQSDLVNTDMWERLKKICLRYHWEPVARTLDESVAECCRRPRL, from the coding sequence ATGCGAATACTGGCAATCAATGCGTATCATGGTGGGAGTCATCGTGATTTCCTGCAGCATTGGGTCTCGCATAGTTGCCATGAATTCACTGTCCTGACATTACCTCCGCGGCACTGGAAGTGGAGAATGCAGCACGCTGCTTTAACCCTCGCTACCGAGGTTGAGCAGCGCTTCGCATCCGGCGCCCGCTGGGATGTGCTGTTTGTGACCGACATGTTCGATCTGACGACGTTTCTGGGGCTGGTCCGTAAAGAGATTACGGACTTGCCCCGCATCGTCTATTTTCATGAGAACCAGTGGACGTATCCGGTTCCTGAAAACGAAGTTCGTGATCTGACCTACGGATTTATCAATCTGAAATCCGCTATTTCCGCGGACGCACTCTGGTTCAATTCCGATTTTCATCGACGGGAGTTTTTTCAGGGTTCCGCTGAGTTCCTGCAACATATGCCGGACTATGCTTCGGTAGACGTGCTGAAACCACTGCAGCAAAAGTCGTCCGTGCGACCTCCGGGAATCTCATCGCTGACAGAAAATACCCGGAAACGAAAGTCTGGTTTGCTTCAGATTCTGTGGGTGGCCCGCTGGGAATATGATAAGAATCCGGAGCAGTTCTGTGACGCGATAACGCAACTGGATGCGCATGGTGTTGATTTCCGACTGAGCGTACTGGGCCAGTCCACTCCGGAAATCCCCGACTGCTTTCTGGAATTGAAATCACAATTTGCAGACCGGATCGATCATTGGGGCTTTCTCGAAACTCGATCCGACTATCAGCGTGCCCTGCAGGCGTCGGATATTGTGATCTCAACCGCCTGGCATGAATTCTTCGGGATTTCGATCCTGGAAGCGGTCGAAGCCGGTTGTCTGCCTGTGCTGCCGGACCGTCTCTCTTACCCTGAGATATTTGCTGAGGCTCCCGAATGTTTCTATGACGGTTCGACTGCAGTTCTGGTTGAGAAGGTCGTGGAGTATTCACAACTGCTGCAATCGGACCTGGTAAACACAGACATGTGGGAGCGGCTGAAAAAAATCTGTCTTCGCTATCATTGGGAGCCCGTTGCCCGGACGCTGGATGAAAGTGTTGCCGAGTGCTGTCGCAGGCCTCGTCTCTGA
- a CDS encoding SulP family inorganic anion transporter, which yields MSQNQYDQSRFNLKSYLNEFNPWHNIKVMHTNVPNDILAGITVAVIAMPLALAFGVASGLGAEAGMWAAICGGILVGIFGGSNTGVSGPTGPKVVQLAAIIAATKLASGEPDIVFAMSMVFLSGLICVALALMKIGRFIYYTPYSVVSGFMCGIGVIIILLEIPPMLGFATPNSVMSAIKQIPYDIMHEKPHALIVSLATFATILIWPRLTKKQWLPAPLMGLIVGTSLAHLLQFKDIEYIASMPVGVPHLYWPDFSRFGDMVGGAFALAGLCIFDSLLTCLVADNMTNERHNSDREIFGQGIANMGCGIVGGVTTATATMRTVANIKCGGKTGLASITHGLVLLALMLGLAPYASYIPMACLAGILLKVGMDIIDYRVLPVLHRMPFTDSICFWAVLILTISVDLLVAMGVGITIAFVRIVQELGQAYEQNVVNLNEISRPLPADVSMPEDLKEKVLKLRLDGPLFFGVSDTIYRTSSALVDYKYLIVRMARVPMVDMSGAYLLEDIIDKAHDQGATVFFTGLRPQVERTLNRLKVIEKVSEENCLATFNDAILRIQELESRQSNTEHQLEYEDVSRV from the coding sequence ATGTCGCAAAATCAATACGATCAATCCAGGTTCAACCTTAAAAGCTATCTCAACGAATTTAACCCCTGGCATAATATTAAAGTGATGCACACCAACGTCCCCAACGACATTCTGGCGGGGATCACGGTGGCGGTTATCGCGATGCCGCTGGCGCTGGCGTTCGGGGTCGCTTCCGGGCTGGGCGCGGAAGCCGGGATGTGGGCCGCAATCTGCGGCGGGATTCTGGTCGGTATCTTCGGTGGATCCAACACCGGAGTCAGTGGTCCAACGGGGCCCAAAGTCGTTCAGCTGGCTGCGATTATCGCGGCAACCAAACTGGCCAGTGGAGAACCCGATATTGTCTTTGCGATGTCAATGGTCTTTCTGAGCGGTCTGATTTGTGTTGCTCTGGCATTGATGAAGATTGGACGGTTTATTTATTACACTCCTTATTCGGTTGTCTCCGGATTCATGTGCGGGATCGGCGTGATCATCATCCTGCTTGAGATTCCACCCATGCTCGGTTTTGCTACTCCCAATTCCGTGATGAGTGCCATCAAACAGATTCCGTATGACATCATGCACGAAAAGCCGCATGCCCTGATTGTGTCCCTGGCGACATTTGCGACGATTCTCATCTGGCCGCGACTGACTAAGAAACAGTGGCTGCCTGCCCCGTTGATGGGGCTGATCGTGGGAACCAGCCTTGCGCATCTGCTGCAATTCAAGGACATAGAATATATCGCTTCGATGCCGGTAGGCGTGCCTCATCTCTACTGGCCCGATTTCTCCCGTTTTGGTGATATGGTCGGCGGCGCGTTCGCTCTGGCCGGACTGTGTATTTTTGACTCGCTGCTGACCTGTCTGGTGGCAGATAATATGACCAACGAACGGCATAACAGCGACCGGGAAATCTTCGGTCAGGGAATTGCCAACATGGGCTGCGGGATTGTCGGGGGCGTGACCACTGCAACCGCTACCATGCGGACCGTGGCGAATATCAAGTGTGGCGGAAAGACCGGCCTGGCTTCGATCACGCATGGCCTGGTGCTGCTGGCACTCATGCTCGGGCTGGCGCCTTATGCCAGTTACATCCCCATGGCCTGTCTGGCAGGAATCCTGTTGAAAGTCGGCATGGATATTATTGACTACCGGGTGCTGCCGGTCCTGCATCGTATGCCGTTTACGGATTCGATCTGCTTCTGGGCAGTTTTGATTCTGACGATCTCGGTCGACCTGCTCGTGGCGATGGGAGTCGGTATTACGATCGCTTTTGTGCGGATTGTGCAGGAACTGGGGCAAGCATATGAGCAGAATGTGGTCAATCTGAATGAAATCAGCCGGCCACTGCCCGCTGATGTCTCCATGCCGGAGGACCTCAAAGAAAAAGTTCTCAAACTGCGACTGGATGGTCCGCTGTTCTTTGGTGTTTCTGATACAATCTACCGGACTTCCTCAGCGCTGGTCGATTACAAGTATCTGATCGTCCGCATGGCACGGGTGCCCATGGTGGATATGTCGGGGGCGTATCTCCTGGAAGATATCATCGACAAAGCGCATGACCAGGGGGCAACCGTGTTCTTTACCGGTTTACGCCCCCAGGTGGAGCGAACCTTGAACCGCTTGAAGGTCATCGAAAAGGTGTCTGAAGAGAACTGCCTGGCGACCTTCAATGACGCCATTCTGCGGATTCAGGAACTGGAAAGCCGGCAGTCGAACACAGAACATCAGCTTGAGTACGAAGACGTAAGCAGGGTTTAA
- a CDS encoding S8 family serine peptidase: MNFFNLSRLSKYTLILTIMAAGFNQFAAPADAQLKEELCDCSPELTVLLRVNDVRRTADLVKKAGGKIVYDPNLGIGNDIPFLVVNLPPSKLNDKKFIDSLKLPSGVMEEILPHKNTPQGVLEPTSEQPKVPELQEVPEADFDSLYVPLDDIKVPALRKRVAGKGLGEGTIVAIIDTGIDTSHPVFQDRVIFWDDATREGRSPLNRVRQLDGKFEIADRKFVALPELIKENETVFFGYIDEKKLGFQQGDLWTTLGREGVDINRNGTKDDKMLVVVGMIPNPILKKIEEEKKAEAEKRAKDPEAPAVARKPDPTIHDLPKEYALAFVDVDMDGKFTGEEAKTAIIDFNTARKMQKDGLKVPYQSMLEFPSRTKRIAYPLLFRPDSKKQITEITVAFDQQSHGTHVAGIVAGSGLQIEGAAPKAELMAIKVCSGRSCTDQAILRGIISAFFNPQGYVPDVVNISLGSHEGYLKRPLSILLQDLSAKFGTTFFVSASNDGPGYRTINGLGGSSPAVFVGAHVSANTLMEHYRLADGVKAPEHGLLYFSSLGPSYTGEMRPNVVAPGSALSSTPLNSDGSSMFNGTSMSSPIAAGAAAAMLSLIKADKEYAEVLERQQKKIESIRKKSSDSRYSLTSLALSMRIALENTAQRMTGFTYAQQGAGLIDIDKAYTEFLRLAKETLDPKKQSAEFSINHYSKFNRLYDRANNIAAHKRVDLDLNIDGEVSDQGSLLLKNTPAIVKLEKVEIQDTDGSVVTLDVKKDKEKIPFSIALPGKEEALGNQITLVLSNSSKSFFYSTRKRHLMERGKTYLAYYTVTQHGEREFSFLDVVHKPIELSDLETEVSLPGLGLRDSDRQAAFVVPQKTITAGAYHRYPIAVTRRDSSLTVMLGFEANSSGRLLVSVFNPDGDEIGYRVIQQTSQLGGDRSNATLTVSTKEEGIHEVLVSTFSGNWLNESKYDLLIEAQRFRASSDELSLSTVDSGKESEKLITYSNSSNQVRSMSASLGSLTRVVPQDHFPIMANYRTFRKLEIPEWRPESGESQTTTVRLTFPSDEKKTKGFSGRIDHRLYKKGPDGKMVEAHKGSFYGRGKSFSNIPRPEPGKPYETLYAAVDTYFTVPYDEGLKDSQSTITLEALFPSIPVKMEGSINLNILTVGRPDVYILKVTGPQKLIDASAAKTDPSSSSQATLEIPTKINGISKIKVTLPVTVTPDVKSSLAKQIIRSYISVSTSDDRISDYIPIEISQ, encoded by the coding sequence ATGAACTTTTTCAATTTATCTCGATTGTCGAAATACACCCTGATCCTGACCATCATGGCCGCTGGTTTCAACCAGTTTGCTGCCCCGGCTGACGCCCAGCTGAAAGAAGAACTCTGCGACTGCTCGCCGGAGTTGACTGTATTGCTGCGGGTAAACGACGTCCGACGCACCGCAGATCTGGTCAAGAAAGCGGGTGGAAAAATTGTCTACGACCCTAACCTGGGAATCGGCAATGATATCCCCTTCCTGGTGGTCAACCTCCCCCCGAGCAAATTGAACGACAAGAAGTTTATTGATTCTCTGAAGCTCCCCTCAGGAGTCATGGAAGAGATTCTGCCTCATAAAAACACACCTCAGGGTGTACTGGAACCAACGTCGGAACAGCCCAAGGTCCCTGAACTGCAGGAAGTCCCTGAAGCCGACTTCGATTCCCTCTATGTCCCGCTGGACGACATCAAAGTCCCCGCACTGCGGAAACGCGTCGCCGGTAAAGGTCTGGGCGAGGGTACGATTGTAGCGATCATTGATACCGGCATCGATACGAGCCACCCCGTCTTTCAGGATCGCGTGATCTTCTGGGATGATGCCACCCGCGAAGGTCGTTCTCCCCTGAACCGCGTCCGTCAACTGGATGGCAAATTTGAAATCGCAGACCGTAAATTCGTCGCCCTGCCGGAGCTGATCAAAGAAAATGAAACGGTCTTCTTCGGTTATATTGATGAAAAGAAGCTCGGTTTTCAGCAGGGAGACCTCTGGACTACCCTGGGTCGTGAAGGGGTTGATATCAACCGTAACGGCACCAAGGATGACAAAATGCTGGTTGTTGTCGGAATGATCCCTAACCCCATCCTGAAAAAAATCGAAGAGGAAAAGAAGGCAGAAGCAGAAAAACGAGCCAAAGACCCCGAAGCCCCCGCGGTCGCCCGTAAGCCGGATCCGACCATCCATGACCTACCCAAAGAGTACGCACTGGCATTCGTCGACGTGGACATGGACGGCAAATTCACTGGGGAAGAAGCAAAAACAGCAATTATCGATTTCAACACCGCCCGTAAAATGCAGAAAGACGGGTTGAAAGTGCCTTACCAGAGTATGCTGGAATTTCCGTCACGTACGAAACGGATCGCCTATCCGCTGTTATTCCGTCCTGATTCCAAAAAGCAGATCACTGAAATTACCGTGGCCTTCGATCAGCAGTCACACGGAACCCATGTGGCCGGTATCGTTGCCGGTAGCGGACTCCAGATTGAAGGAGCCGCCCCAAAAGCAGAACTGATGGCAATCAAGGTCTGTTCGGGACGCAGTTGTACCGACCAGGCAATCCTGCGGGGCATCATCTCGGCCTTCTTTAATCCACAAGGGTATGTCCCCGACGTGGTCAACATTTCCCTGGGTAGTCATGAAGGTTATCTGAAGCGTCCCTTGAGCATCCTGTTGCAGGACCTCTCGGCGAAATTCGGAACCACCTTCTTTGTATCCGCCTCAAATGATGGCCCCGGCTATCGTACGATTAACGGTCTGGGAGGCTCCAGCCCTGCTGTATTTGTGGGTGCCCATGTGTCGGCCAACACTCTGATGGAACATTATCGCCTGGCCGATGGTGTCAAAGCGCCCGAACACGGTCTGCTTTACTTTTCCTCATTAGGACCTTCCTACACAGGTGAAATGCGACCTAACGTCGTAGCCCCTGGTTCAGCCCTGTCTTCGACACCGTTGAACTCGGATGGTTCCAGCATGTTCAACGGGACCAGTATGTCGTCTCCCATTGCCGCCGGTGCCGCTGCAGCCATGCTCTCTCTGATCAAGGCTGACAAAGAATATGCAGAGGTGCTGGAACGACAGCAGAAGAAAATTGAGTCTATCCGTAAGAAATCATCTGACAGTCGCTATTCCCTGACTTCGCTTGCGTTGAGCATGCGTATCGCACTGGAAAATACAGCGCAGCGGATGACTGGATTTACTTATGCTCAGCAGGGAGCCGGCTTGATCGATATCGATAAAGCCTATACCGAATTCCTGCGACTGGCGAAAGAGACCCTGGATCCCAAGAAACAGTCTGCGGAATTCAGTATCAATCATTATTCCAAATTCAACCGTCTGTACGACCGGGCCAATAACATCGCCGCTCACAAGCGGGTCGACCTGGACTTGAATATTGACGGGGAAGTTTCCGATCAGGGAAGCCTGTTACTGAAGAACACGCCCGCCATCGTGAAGCTGGAAAAAGTTGAAATCCAGGATACCGACGGTTCCGTCGTGACTCTGGACGTCAAAAAAGACAAAGAAAAAATCCCGTTCTCAATTGCCCTGCCCGGTAAGGAAGAGGCACTGGGGAACCAGATTACCCTGGTTCTTTCCAACAGCAGTAAATCATTTTTCTACAGTACCCGTAAACGCCACCTGATGGAGCGTGGAAAAACCTACCTGGCTTACTACACCGTCACTCAGCATGGCGAACGGGAATTCAGCTTCCTGGATGTGGTTCACAAACCGATCGAACTCTCAGACCTCGAAACCGAAGTCAGCCTGCCCGGACTGGGCCTGCGTGACTCCGATCGCCAGGCTGCCTTTGTCGTTCCTCAGAAAACCATTACTGCAGGCGCCTATCACCGCTACCCGATTGCAGTCACTCGGCGGGACAGCAGTCTGACCGTCATGCTGGGCTTTGAAGCCAACAGCTCTGGTCGTCTGCTCGTGAGCGTATTCAACCCGGATGGAGACGAGATCGGCTACCGTGTGATTCAACAGACCTCGCAGTTGGGGGGGGACCGTTCTAACGCCACCCTGACCGTCTCCACCAAGGAAGAAGGCATCCACGAGGTGCTCGTGAGTACCTTCAGTGGTAACTGGTTGAACGAATCCAAATACGATCTGCTCATCGAAGCACAACGCTTCCGTGCCTCGTCCGACGAACTCTCACTGTCGACCGTCGATTCCGGCAAAGAATCAGAAAAACTGATTACCTACTCCAACTCGTCCAATCAGGTACGCAGCATGTCCGCCAGCCTGGGCAGCCTGACCCGTGTCGTTCCCCAGGATCATTTTCCAATCATGGCCAACTACCGTACGTTCCGGAAACTCGAAATTCCCGAGTGGAGACCGGAGAGTGGTGAGAGCCAGACCACAACGGTTCGACTGACCTTCCCTTCCGACGAAAAAAAAACAAAGGGCTTCAGTGGCCGTATCGATCACCGACTGTACAAAAAAGGTCCGGACGGGAAGATGGTTGAAGCCCACAAAGGTTCGTTCTACGGACGCGGAAAATCCTTCAGCAATATTCCCCGTCCCGAACCGGGCAAACCCTACGAAACGCTGTATGCCGCCGTGGATACCTACTTCACGGTTCCCTACGACGAAGGACTGAAGGACAGCCAGAGCACCATTACCCTGGAAGCTCTCTTCCCGAGTATCCCTGTCAAAATGGAAGGCTCGATCAATCTCAACATCCTGACTGTCGGACGCCCTGATGTTTACATCCTTAAGGTCACAGGTCCTCAGAAACTGATTGACGCCTCTGCTGCCAAAACGGATCCCAGCAGTTCCTCACAGGCGACACTGGAGATTCCCACCAAAATCAATGGTATCTCCAAGATCAAAGTGACCCTGCCTGTGACGGTGACCCCGGATGTCAAATCGAGTCTGGCGAAACAGATCATTCGCTCTTACATCAGTGTCTCGACCAGTGATGATCGGATCTCAGATTACATACCGATTGAAATCTCGCAGTAG
- a CDS encoding thioesterase family protein, which produces MQGQRPKIGESKSITFEVTPELTITFGGGDTEISVLSTPSLIWFLEQAALQFLEPWLEPDSLSVGTHVDIEHLAPTPPGEQVQCTARLIYQDGPVYRFNVEAFAGGDKIASGLHSRRIVRLSQLAKRLRKQ; this is translated from the coding sequence ATGCAGGGGCAGCGTCCCAAAATCGGTGAGAGCAAGTCGATCACCTTTGAAGTCACTCCCGAATTGACGATCACTTTCGGCGGTGGAGATACAGAAATTTCCGTACTCTCCACCCCGTCGCTGATTTGGTTTCTGGAGCAGGCTGCGTTACAATTTCTGGAGCCCTGGCTGGAACCGGACTCTTTGAGCGTCGGCACCCATGTGGATATCGAGCATCTGGCTCCCACTCCACCAGGCGAGCAGGTGCAGTGCACCGCACGGCTCATCTATCAGGACGGTCCGGTGTATCGCTTCAATGTAGAAGCGTTTGCAGGTGGTGACAAGATCGCCAGCGGCCTGCATTCCCGCCGCATCGTACGTCTGAGCCAGTTGGCAAAACGCTTACGAAAACAATAA
- a CDS encoding putative quinol monooxygenase yields the protein MIFVIADIEIAEGKQAAFLEAFHKLVPLVHAEDGCIEYGPAVDEDTDIPVQVKNGSQIVTVMEKWESVDALKAHLAAPHMLTYREQVADLVKGTTIKVLKPA from the coding sequence ATGATTTTTGTGATCGCAGATATCGAAATCGCGGAAGGCAAACAGGCCGCCTTCCTGGAAGCCTTCCACAAGCTGGTTCCCCTGGTCCACGCGGAAGATGGTTGCATCGAATACGGACCAGCAGTGGATGAAGACACCGACATCCCGGTTCAGGTGAAGAACGGCAGTCAGATTGTGACCGTCATGGAGAAATGGGAAAGCGTCGATGCCCTCAAGGCACACCTCGCCGCTCCCCACATGCTGACCTACCGCGAACAGGTCGCAGACCTGGTCAAAGGGACCACGATCAAAGTCTTGAAGCCGGCTTAA
- a CDS encoding tetratricopeptide repeat protein: protein MNDQPDKDLLEDNTPAPSEHAADQNQGPEDSEETPAGEAGQTDVENSQDPVEEGLPEWEPLTPELVEDEAIRGDFMLRWAAILLACLFAATYITDTQTLVHVKTGQYLASHGFWPPANDVFSYTATDRPWHNNGWLFDLSLSAVYGVLGGAGLTLLKVLLVGVTFYFIVRQSEREISTWWGSILAVLALIACFPQLTVTPEIITILGVVLTLYFLSAWQKQNSPRALWALVPLFLVWANMDSRVILGIALLLLYALGETVAAMLDRSVLNDDTDYKALWMVLGGSLVATLLNPTGWHSLTAGLSYYSVDYPIMQSMFQGQLRPEELGYFPMTSPQFWSSLNHYAVAAFILMLLTLVSFVLNQSRMSWGQLFVFLGFCGFSVLASHELVVTSVLCAIFANRNFQLWYRDNFRQTYSVETSELLFSRGGRALTVLTFFALAYLVVCGRFQGQGVTRHAIGLGLSPSLSRTIDGYRTALEESLDDRPFHFVLEQGDLLIWLDQKSFVDNRLALFTGTGESDLIALHDTTRRALRSERKEQQGSGKPEIWKATFNHYHVTHVLPRLSGMNPDYRTFFDLLTTPDWQLTSLNAATAVFYRTDTENEKTVEFLASHKLNFKELAFQQQKDFPEIRSDWARPQSIYSRYLLPQTVSLENDVQTARHYLGLMSQAGGNHELTSSFAILAIQLANRGLIENPNSAEAYRILGSAYSYLARLEAQLLIPPGANGQQRQQVGIDRMRYFQILHAYHQSLIIEPDFAPTHMLLFEIYSNMRKVDLAHRELKAYLEMVEGQEQMDDEAFARLRAYSEHVQKLQGQINQISEELAQLEEKGGDRLQLASQAYQNGFVLLAQQYLDDPVYVKQNPLAQNLQATILMEVGQSEAAANQVSQLQRDAQNQPQIPWRAQAAFTSLGNGNYRGCFDLWRQEIREHEEARIAGVLQTLPLVQPPTNSFWPTQHAVSVINYQYGLAQQQTPLKLNMARCEIEAGQPEQARALFEEIIDDAPDTPYRPMIRFYLYQLTGKLIPEQPEAPAGQTEPEEVGLPLVAPKP, encoded by the coding sequence GTGAACGATCAACCAGACAAAGATTTGCTTGAAGACAATACTCCCGCCCCTTCCGAGCACGCTGCTGATCAGAATCAGGGCCCAGAGGATTCGGAAGAAACACCCGCCGGGGAGGCTGGTCAGACTGATGTGGAAAATTCCCAGGATCCTGTGGAAGAAGGTCTGCCCGAGTGGGAACCATTGACCCCGGAACTGGTCGAAGACGAAGCGATCCGGGGCGACTTCATGTTGCGTTGGGCAGCGATTCTGCTTGCCTGTCTGTTTGCAGCGACCTATATCACGGATACCCAGACCCTGGTGCATGTCAAAACGGGACAGTATCTGGCCAGCCACGGCTTCTGGCCACCCGCGAATGATGTTTTCTCCTATACGGCCACTGATCGTCCCTGGCACAACAACGGCTGGTTGTTTGACCTGTCACTCTCCGCCGTCTATGGCGTACTGGGGGGGGCTGGTTTAACGCTCCTGAAAGTCCTGTTAGTCGGAGTGACGTTTTATTTCATTGTCCGGCAGAGTGAGCGGGAGATTTCCACCTGGTGGGGCTCGATACTCGCGGTGCTGGCTCTGATTGCCTGTTTTCCACAACTCACGGTTACGCCGGAGATCATTACGATACTGGGCGTTGTGTTGACCCTGTATTTTCTGTCGGCGTGGCAGAAGCAGAATTCCCCCCGCGCACTCTGGGCTCTGGTCCCGCTGTTTCTTGTCTGGGCCAATATGGATTCCCGTGTGATCTTGGGTATTGCACTGCTGTTGTTATATGCCCTGGGAGAAACCGTGGCAGCGATGCTGGATCGCTCAGTGCTTAATGATGATACCGATTACAAAGCCTTGTGGATGGTGCTGGGAGGCAGCCTCGTTGCGACGCTGTTGAATCCGACCGGCTGGCATTCACTGACGGCAGGTCTGAGCTATTACTCAGTCGATTATCCCATCATGCAGTCCATGTTCCAGGGGCAGTTGCGACCGGAAGAGTTGGGGTATTTCCCGATGACCTCTCCCCAGTTCTGGAGCTCGCTCAATCATTATGCCGTTGCAGCGTTTATTCTGATGCTGCTGACACTGGTGAGTTTCGTGTTGAATCAGTCGCGCATGAGCTGGGGACAGTTGTTTGTCTTTCTGGGCTTCTGCGGATTCTCTGTACTGGCCAGTCACGAACTGGTGGTCACAAGTGTGTTGTGTGCCATCTTTGCGAACCGTAATTTCCAGTTGTGGTATCGCGATAACTTCCGGCAGACATACAGTGTTGAGACGTCGGAGCTGCTGTTTTCACGGGGCGGCCGCGCTCTGACTGTGCTGACGTTTTTCGCCCTGGCTTACCTGGTCGTGTGCGGACGTTTCCAGGGACAGGGAGTTACACGACATGCCATCGGCCTGGGGCTCAGCCCTTCACTGAGTCGGACGATTGACGGCTATCGTACTGCCCTGGAAGAGTCTCTAGATGACCGTCCTTTCCATTTCGTGCTGGAGCAGGGCGACCTGTTGATCTGGCTGGATCAGAAATCCTTCGTCGATAATCGTCTGGCTCTGTTTACTGGAACCGGAGAATCCGACCTGATTGCCTTGCACGACACAACGCGCCGGGCGCTCCGCTCGGAGCGTAAGGAGCAGCAGGGAAGCGGTAAGCCTGAGATCTGGAAAGCCACTTTTAATCATTATCACGTGACACACGTGTTGCCGCGATTGTCGGGAATGAACCCGGACTATCGTACCTTCTTCGATCTGCTGACCACGCCGGACTGGCAATTGACCAGCCTTAATGCGGCGACAGCCGTCTTTTATCGCACCGATACCGAAAATGAAAAGACAGTCGAATTCCTGGCATCCCATAAGCTGAACTTCAAAGAGCTCGCATTTCAGCAACAGAAAGACTTTCCTGAAATTCGCAGTGACTGGGCACGCCCGCAGTCGATTTACAGTCGCTACCTGCTGCCTCAAACAGTCAGTCTGGAGAACGATGTGCAGACCGCACGTCATTATCTGGGGCTCATGTCCCAGGCAGGTGGGAATCATGAATTAACATCCAGCTTTGCAATCCTGGCGATTCAACTGGCCAATCGTGGGTTGATCGAAAATCCAAACAGTGCGGAAGCCTACCGCATCCTGGGAAGTGCCTACAGTTATCTGGCGCGACTGGAAGCACAACTGCTGATTCCCCCCGGCGCCAATGGTCAGCAACGACAACAGGTCGGAATTGACCGCATGCGTTACTTCCAGATCCTGCATGCCTACCACCAGTCATTGATTATTGAACCAGACTTTGCTCCCACTCATATGCTGCTGTTTGAGATCTATTCCAATATGCGGAAAGTCGATCTCGCGCATCGGGAACTGAAAGCCTACCTGGAAATGGTAGAAGGTCAGGAACAGATGGACGATGAAGCCTTTGCCCGTCTGCGTGCCTATTCAGAACACGTTCAGAAACTGCAAGGGCAGATCAATCAGATTTCTGAGGAACTGGCGCAGCTGGAAGAAAAGGGCGGCGATCGGTTACAGCTGGCGAGCCAGGCTTACCAGAACGGATTTGTCCTGCTGGCACAGCAATACCTGGATGACCCGGTCTATGTGAAGCAGAATCCCCTCGCGCAGAATCTGCAGGCGACGATTCTGATGGAAGTCGGTCAGTCTGAAGCAGCCGCGAATCAGGTGTCGCAGTTACAGCGTGATGCACAGAATCAGCCCCAGATTCCCTGGCGGGCCCAAGCCGCATTCACCAGTCTGGGAAATGGAAACTACCGTGGATGCTTTGATCTCTGGCGACAGGAGATTCGAGAGCACGAAGAGGCCCGGATTGCAGGTGTGTTGCAGACACTGCCTCTGGTTCAACCTCCCACCAACAGTTTCTGGCCCACTCAGCATGCGGTCTCGGTAATCAACTATCAGTATGGACTGGCCCAGCAGCAGACGCCGTTGAAGTTGAACATGGCCCGCTGTGAAATTGAAGCGGGGCAACCGGAGCAGGCAAGGGCTTTGTTTGAGGAGATCATTGATGACGCGCCGGACACGCCGTATCGACCGATGATCCGCTTTTACCTGTATCAGCTGACGGGCAAGTTGATTCCGGAACAACCGGAAGCACCTGCGGGGCAGACGGAGCCAGAGGAAGTAGGACTTCCCCTTGTAGCTCCGAAACCCTGA